From Corvus moneduloides isolate bCorMon1 chromosome 4, bCorMon1.pri, whole genome shotgun sequence, one genomic window encodes:
- the NT5DC3 gene encoding 5'-nucleotidase domain-containing protein 3, whose translation MKSYLWSRYKEAKRVTKELVPSIMSNMLNPDAIFSNNEMSLSDIEIYGFDYDYTLVFYSKHLHTLIFNAARDLLINEHRYPAEIRKYDYDPNFAIRGLHYDVHRALLMKIDAFHYIQLGTVYRGLSVVPDEEVIAMYDGSHVPLEQMSDFYGKSSQGNTMKQFMDIFSLPEMTLLSCVNEYFLKNNIDYEPVHLYKDVKDSIRDVHIKGIMYRAIEADIEKYICYAEQTRAVLAKLADHGKKMFLITNSPSSFVDKGMKFIVGKDWRDLFDVVIVQAEKPNFFNDKRRPFRKVNERGVLLWDKIHKLQKGQIYKQGNLYEFLKLTGWRGSKVLYFGDHIYSDLADLTLKHGWRTGAIIPELRSEIKIMNTEKYIQTMTWLQTLTGLLEHMQVHRDPDSQMILEEWKKERKEMREMNRNFFNAQFGSIFRTDENPTYFLRRLSRFADIYMASLSCLLNYEPDYTFYPRRTPLQHELPGWSDQLCTGTFRIPFLQETVQIK comes from the exons ATGAAGAGCTACCTGTGGTCGCGCTACAAGGAGGCCAAGAGGGTCACCAAGG AGTTGGTTCCTTCAATTATGAGTAACATGCTGAATCCAGATGCTATTTTTTCAAACAATGAAATGAGCCTGTCAGACATTGAGATTTATGGGTTCGATTATGACTACACATTGGTCTTTTATTCTAAACACCTGCACACTCTCATATTCAATGCTGCTCGAGATCTTCTTATTAATGAGCATCGG TATCctgcagaaataagaaaatatgaTTATGATCCCAATTTTGCCATCCGAGGCCTTCATTATGATGTGCACCGG GCATTATTAATGAAGATTGATGCTTTTCATTATATTCAGCTGGGAACAGTTTACAG AGGCCTCAGTGTTGTCCCAGATGAAGAAGTCATTGCAATGTATGATGGTTCCCATGTCCCTTTAGAACAAATGAGTGACTTTTATGGAAAG AGCTCACAAGGAAATACAATGAAGCAATTCATGGATATATTTTCCTTGCCAGAAATGACACTCCTTTCCTGTGTGAATGAATActttctgaaaaacaacatAGACTATGAACCTGTTCATCTGTACAAAGATGTCAAG GATTCAATCAGAGATGTTCATATCAAAGGAATAATGTACAGAGCAATTGAAGCAGATATTG AGAAATACATCTGCTATGCTGAACAAACTCGTGCAGTGTTAGCAAAGCTGGCTGATCATGGCAAGAAGATGTTTCTCATCACAAACAGTCCCAGCAGCTTTGT GGACAAAGGCATGAAGTTCATCGTTGGCAAGGACTGGAGGGATCTCTTTGATGTGGTCATTGTGCAGGCTGAAAAACCAAACTTTTTCAATGATAAGCGAAG ACCATTTCGGAAGGTGAATGAAAGGGGAGTCTTGCTCTGGGACAAGATTCACAAGCTTCAGAAAGGCCAGATTTACAAACAG GGTAACTTGTATGAATTTCTGAAGCTTACTGGCTGGAGGGGCTCTAAGGTTCTCTACTTTGGTGACCACATATACAGTGACTTGGCA GACTTGACCCTGAAGCATGGCTGGCGCACTGGTGCGATTATTCCCGAGTTACGATCGGAGATTAAAATCATGAACACAGAGAAGTACATTCAAACCATGACCTGGCTGCAAACCTTGACAGGATTATTGGAACACATGCAG GTTCACCGTGATCCTGATTCCCAAATGATTTTAGAAgaatggaagaaggaaagaaaggaaatgag ggagatgaACAGGAATTTCTTCAATGCACAGTTTGGAAGCATATTCAGAACTGATGAGAATCCAACTTACTTCCTAAGACGTCTCTCTAGATTTGCGGATATCTACATGGCATCACTGAGCTGTCTCTTGAACTACGAGCCTGATTACACATTTTATCCAAGAAGGACTCCTTTGCAGCATGAACTTCCTGGCTGGTCAGACCAGCTGTGCACTGGTACATTCAGAATACCTTTCCTACAAGAGACAGTTCAGATCAAATAA